In the genome of Actinomadura graeca, one region contains:
- a CDS encoding bifunctional helix-turn-helix transcriptional regulator/GNAT family N-acetyltransferase, translated as MGATDEDVAAVRTFNRFYTGVIGVLGEGLVRTRHSLTEARVIFELAQRPETEVLVLRHALELDAGYLSRMLARFESDGLVVRERAADDARRQIVRLTERGRKVFAMLDERSRAEIRDLLDGLPGDDRHRLLAAMRSIHGVLGDRPSPAGFALRPLRPGDLGWVVQRNGALYDEECGWDRTYEALVAKVVAGYVEDHDPERENAWIAEAGGVRLGAVFCVRRDDAVAQLRLLHVEPEARGAGVGAALVAECVRFASAAGYSEIMLWTTALQRPAHRVYERAGFALETEEPPVRRFGDVINGQIWRKKL; from the coding sequence CGGACGTTCAACCGGTTCTATACCGGGGTGATCGGGGTGCTCGGCGAGGGGCTGGTGCGCACGCGGCACTCCCTCACCGAGGCCAGGGTGATCTTCGAGCTGGCGCAGCGGCCGGAGACCGAGGTGCTGGTCCTGCGCCACGCGCTGGAACTGGACGCCGGTTACCTCAGCCGCATGCTCGCCCGGTTCGAAAGCGACGGCCTGGTGGTGCGCGAGCGCGCTGCGGACGACGCGCGCCGGCAGATCGTCCGGCTGACCGAGCGGGGCCGGAAGGTCTTCGCGATGCTGGACGAGCGGTCCAGGGCGGAGATCCGGGACCTGCTGGACGGGCTGCCCGGCGATGACCGCCACCGGCTGCTGGCGGCGATGCGGTCCATTCACGGCGTCCTCGGCGACCGCCCGAGCCCGGCCGGATTCGCCCTGCGCCCGCTGCGTCCCGGCGACCTCGGCTGGGTGGTGCAGCGCAACGGCGCCCTCTATGACGAGGAGTGCGGCTGGGACCGCACCTACGAGGCGCTGGTCGCCAAGGTCGTCGCCGGGTACGTCGAGGACCACGACCCGGAGCGGGAGAACGCCTGGATCGCCGAGGCCGGCGGTGTCCGTCTGGGCGCTGTCTTCTGTGTCCGCCGCGACGACGCCGTCGCCCAGCTGCGCCTGCTGCACGTCGAGCCGGAGGCCCGGGGCGCCGGTGTCGGCGCGGCGCTGGTCGCCGAGTGCGTGCGGTTCGCCTCCGCCGCCGGCTACTCCGAGATCATGCTCTGGACGACCGCGCTGCAGCGTCCCGCGCACCGCGTCTACGAGCGCGCCGGGTTCGCCCTGGAGACGGAGGAGCCTCCCGTCCGCCGTTTCGGTGATGTGATCAACGGTCAGATCTGGCGCAAGAAACTCTGA